A single region of the Metarhizium brunneum chromosome 6, complete sequence genome encodes:
- the RIB4 gene encoding 6,7-dimethyl-8-ribityllumazine synthase, giving the protein MSSLKGPTPQQHDGSGLRIGIVHARWNDSVIAPLVAGAKEKLLACGVKESNIVVQSCPGSFELPFAVQRLNSASQIQSTSAGGPSATDLLASSTTDLTSLSSGAASGPFDAIIAVGVLIKGETMHFEYIADAVSHGLMRVQLDTGIPVIFGVLTVLSDEQAQARAGINGKGHNHGEDWGLAAVEMGVKRREWTQGKIEG; this is encoded by the exons ATGTCTTCTCTCAAAGGCCCTACCCCTCAGCAGCACGACGGCTCCGGCCTccgcatcggcatcgtccaCGCCCGCTGGAACGATTCCGTCATTGCTCCCCTCGTTGCCGGAGCCAAGGAAAAGCTGCTCGCCTGCGGTGTCAAGGAGTCCAATATTGTGGTCCAGTCGTGTCCGGGATCATTTGAGCTTCCCTTTGCTGTTCAGCG ACTCAACTCTGCCTCTCAGATCCAATCCACCTCCGCCGGCGGCCCTTCAGCAACAGACCTACTCGCCTCTTCAACAACAGACCTGACTTCGCTCTCCAGCGGCGCCGCGTCAGGTCCCTTTGACGCCATCATCGCTGTTGGCGTCCTTATCAAGGGTGAAACCATGCACTTTGAATACATTGCCGACGCCGTGTCCCACGGCCTCATGCGCGTACAGCTAGATACCGGTATTCCCGTTATTTTTGGTGTCTTGACTGTCCTTAGCGATGAGCAAGCCCAGGCTCGCGCTGGGATCAATGGAAAGGGTCACAACCATGGCGAGGACTGGGGcctggctgctgttgagATGGGCGTTAAGAGACGGGAGTGGACCCAAGGAAAGATTGAAGGATAG